In a genomic window of Corynebacterium lizhenjunii:
- a CDS encoding ATP-binding protein, translating to MADGALRSALQRAGATLIEGPKGSGKTEMARQHGSSFIHVDTDPQAGNLMAIDPALLLAGDTPRVLDEWQVFPELWNHVRHEVDSRQAKGQFILTGSTAPGEKAARHSGAGRFSRLTLSTMTFSETGHSTGAVSLRALAHGADLQPMKSDLKIADVVERMCRGGWPGWLDVSTSDAMANARDYLRTVAEVDVATPDGVQRDPAKVIRLLKSLARAVGTEQSVSTLAADTGLGRDTVGDYLDALLRIFISVDQPVWSTHPRSKATLRKAPKRHLVDPALAVAALELNPSGLMNNLEYTGQLFESQIIHELRALSLDSVFHARDSKGREVDAVLSIDGQLLFVEVKLGSSPATLDQAAQSLHAFAAVHAPDLHPVLVVVTAGPLSFTRPDGVHVLSIGHLGA from the coding sequence GTGGCAGATGGTGCCCTTCGCTCTGCTTTGCAGCGTGCTGGTGCGACTCTGATTGAAGGGCCAAAGGGCTCAGGAAAAACGGAAATGGCTCGCCAGCACGGTAGTAGCTTTATTCACGTTGATACGGACCCACAGGCTGGGAATTTGATGGCTATCGATCCTGCTCTTCTCCTTGCGGGAGACACGCCGCGCGTGCTCGATGAGTGGCAGGTGTTCCCTGAACTGTGGAACCACGTTCGCCATGAGGTCGACTCCCGGCAAGCCAAGGGCCAGTTCATTTTGACGGGTTCGACGGCTCCGGGGGAGAAGGCCGCAAGGCATTCAGGTGCTGGGCGTTTCTCACGGCTAACGTTGTCGACGATGACGTTTAGCGAAACTGGCCATTCCACAGGCGCCGTGAGTCTGCGCGCGCTGGCCCACGGCGCTGACCTTCAACCAATGAAGTCTGATCTAAAAATTGCGGATGTGGTGGAACGCATGTGCCGTGGTGGTTGGCCGGGCTGGCTGGATGTCAGCACCTCGGACGCGATGGCGAATGCTCGTGATTACCTCCGCACGGTCGCAGAGGTTGATGTGGCCACCCCTGACGGCGTCCAGCGTGATCCCGCCAAGGTTATCCGTCTACTAAAATCCTTGGCCCGGGCGGTTGGCACCGAGCAATCTGTTAGCACGCTGGCGGCGGATACGGGTCTTGGTCGCGATACTGTCGGCGACTATTTGGATGCGTTATTGCGAATCTTTATCTCAGTGGATCAGCCTGTCTGGTCCACTCATCCGCGTTCGAAAGCTACCTTGCGTAAGGCCCCGAAACGTCACCTGGTGGACCCGGCTTTGGCTGTCGCTGCCCTCGAACTCAATCCGTCTGGATTGATGAACAACCTCGAATACACTGGGCAGCTCTTCGAGTCCCAAATCATCCACGAGCTGCGGGCCTTATCCTTGGATTCTGTATTCCACGCGCGTGATTCGAAAGGTCGCGAGGTTGATGCGGTCCTCAGCATCGATGGCCAGCTTCTATTCGTTGAGGTCAAGTTGGGTTCCTCGCCGGCTACCTTGGATCAGGCAGCCCAGAGCCTGCATGCCTTTGCGGCTGTGCATGCGCCGGACCTGCACCCGGTACTCGTGGTGGTCACGGCTGGCCCGCTTAGCTTTACTCGCCCCGATGGGGTCCATGTGCTCAGCATTGGCCATTTGGGTGCCTAG
- a CDS encoding HsdM family class I SAM-dependent methyltransferase codes for MITGALKNSVDRIWDTFWSGGISNPISVIEQFTYLLFIRELDTRQAYIDTRRNLGDPTATQDIFDASQQHLRWRNLIEDADLARRKATITAEVFPFIKTMGGHGFQQHMANASFDIESEATLGRVMELIDALEFANKDIAGDLYEYMLDKLSTSGTNGQFRTPSHIIELLVALMAPTPSLRIIDPACGTAGFLVAANDWIKTHHQDQLFDKPTRDTFLEQGLTGFDFDKTMVRIAAMNMFMHGFDEPAIAYQDSLTHLDAQHFGAYDLILANPPFAGSLDKDAIDPALKSATTAKKTELLFLHRFLQLLKPGGRAAVIVPEGVLFGSTKAHKVLRQHLVEDQRLDAVIKLPSGVFKPYSGVSTAIVCFTRTDSGGTDQVWFYDVTADGFSLDDKRTPLLEARLLGPAPVSHIQDLDDPDCAADPQPVTLTTEQAALNNLPDVVARWQARTTTECDRARTEYSFTVPREEIAAAGYDLSMNRYKEIILEATETRDPLEIIAEIEALDHDIAAGLAKLKAMLTEGK; via the coding sequence ATGATTACTGGTGCATTGAAGAACAGCGTTGACCGCATCTGGGATACTTTTTGGTCCGGGGGTATTTCTAACCCGATTTCGGTGATTGAGCAGTTCACCTACCTGTTGTTTATCCGGGAGTTAGATACCCGCCAGGCTTATATTGATACCCGCCGCAACCTGGGTGATCCCACCGCCACCCAAGACATTTTTGATGCCTCCCAGCAGCACCTGCGGTGGCGCAACCTGATTGAGGACGCGGATTTGGCTAGGCGTAAAGCCACCATCACCGCAGAGGTCTTCCCGTTTATCAAAACCATGGGCGGGCACGGCTTCCAACAACACATGGCCAATGCCTCCTTCGACATCGAATCAGAAGCCACCCTAGGCCGGGTGATGGAACTTATCGACGCCCTAGAGTTCGCCAACAAAGACATCGCCGGCGATCTCTATGAATACATGCTGGACAAACTGTCTACCTCCGGCACTAATGGTCAGTTCCGTACACCTAGCCACATCATCGAACTACTAGTAGCGTTGATGGCCCCAACCCCGTCCCTGCGCATTATTGACCCCGCGTGTGGCACCGCAGGGTTCCTCGTAGCTGCTAATGACTGGATTAAAACCCACCACCAGGACCAATTGTTTGATAAACCCACCCGGGATACCTTCCTGGAGCAGGGGCTAACGGGGTTTGATTTTGATAAAACCATGGTGCGTATCGCAGCAATGAATATGTTCATGCATGGTTTTGATGAACCTGCCATCGCCTACCAAGATTCCTTAACCCACCTTGATGCCCAGCATTTTGGGGCCTATGACCTTATTTTGGCTAATCCTCCCTTTGCCGGAAGCCTGGATAAAGACGCCATCGACCCAGCACTCAAATCTGCCACCACGGCGAAGAAGACGGAACTGTTATTCCTCCACCGCTTCCTCCAACTGCTCAAACCCGGTGGGCGGGCTGCGGTGATTGTGCCTGAGGGTGTGCTGTTTGGTTCCACCAAGGCGCATAAAGTCTTGCGCCAACACTTAGTTGAGGACCAACGCCTGGATGCAGTCATCAAACTACCCTCCGGGGTGTTCAAGCCGTACTCCGGGGTGTCGACAGCGATTGTGTGTTTTACCCGGACTGATTCTGGTGGTACGGACCAGGTGTGGTTTTATGATGTCACTGCTGATGGGTTCTCGCTGGATGATAAGCGCACCCCGTTGCTAGAGGCGCGCCTGTTGGGCCCGGCCCCGGTTTCGCATATTCAAGATCTTGATGACCCAGATTGTGCTGCTGACCCCCAACCGGTGACCCTGACTACGGAACAAGCAGCACTCAATAACCTGCCAGATGTGGTGGCCCGCTGGCAGGCGCGCACCACCACCGAGTGTGACCGGGCGCGCACGGAGTACTCGTTTACTGTGCCCCGGGAAGAGATCGCAGCTGCTGGGTATGACTTGTCAATGAACCGGTACAAAGAAATCATCCTGGAGGCCACCGAGACCCGGGACCCGCTAGAAATCATCGCCGAGATCGAAGCCCTCGACCACGACATCGCGGCTGGCCTGGCTAAGTTGAAGGCCATGCTCACGGAAGGCAAATAA
- a CDS encoding DUF4352 domain-containing protein — protein MSNSFPPGSQGPADHVSATSGASSTPGVPAAPVVVADAKKPKNTIGTIALVSAILGLILSCVKGALLLGWLLLPIGFILGIVGACLKGKPKGRAITAIIVSIVGTIIAACVFVFVIGSAIDEAFNEETSASAPGAAKNAESTSGGQDSAKGTGDGSAEFGTTRENPLPVGSTVETADWAVTINSVDLDAAEAILAHNEFNDAPAEGEAYVMVNATITYKGDNPDGEVPSGTIQFVTAEGVTVSSSDRPLVEPEQLDSLVELYNGGSITGNIAFAVPAASAGEGTLVVRPSLFATKRFVAVQPS, from the coding sequence ATGTCTAATTCTTTCCCGCCTGGCTCTCAGGGTCCTGCGGACCACGTCTCGGCTACTTCGGGCGCATCCAGTACGCCAGGGGTACCGGCTGCACCTGTTGTGGTCGCCGATGCTAAAAAGCCCAAGAACACCATCGGCACCATTGCTTTGGTGTCCGCAATTCTGGGATTGATCCTGTCCTGCGTCAAGGGTGCTCTACTCTTGGGCTGGTTGTTGCTGCCTATCGGCTTCATTCTGGGAATCGTGGGTGCCTGCCTCAAAGGTAAGCCAAAAGGCCGTGCCATCACCGCAATCATTGTCTCTATTGTGGGCACCATCATCGCCGCATGCGTCTTTGTTTTCGTCATTGGCAGTGCTATTGATGAGGCCTTTAATGAGGAAACCAGTGCTTCCGCGCCAGGTGCGGCAAAGAATGCTGAGAGCACGTCCGGCGGGCAGGACTCGGCTAAGGGTACCGGGGATGGCTCGGCGGAATTCGGGACAACGCGCGAGAATCCATTGCCGGTCGGCTCAACTGTAGAGACTGCGGACTGGGCGGTCACCATCAACAGCGTGGACCTGGATGCCGCTGAGGCCATCTTGGCGCACAACGAATTCAATGATGCCCCCGCAGAAGGTGAAGCATACGTCATGGTTAATGCAACCATTACGTATAAGGGTGATAACCCTGATGGAGAGGTTCCGTCCGGGACTATCCAATTTGTCACTGCAGAAGGCGTGACGGTCAGTTCTTCTGACCGTCCACTGGTTGAACCGGAGCAGCTGGACTCACTTGTTGAGCTCTACAATGGCGGATCCATTACTGGCAATATCGCCTTTGCGGTTCCTGCTGCTTCTGCTGGTGAAGGTACCTTGGTGGTGCGCCCGAGTCTGTTTGCAACCAAGCGCTTTGTCGCCGTGCAGCCATCTTAA